Part of the Ctenopharyngodon idella isolate HZGC_01 chromosome 8, HZGC01, whole genome shotgun sequence genome, ATGGACCGTACAGCAATAACCTACTGCTGCAAAGTCTGAGAGCCTCTCCTGTCTCATTGTGTTTCTCATGTGTGTTTTCAGAAATTCTTCTTTCACACAACAGTGTTCATCGGCACAGTCAAGAATAACTTAAATAGGTTGCCAACGTTTACTAGACTGTGGACTACCTTTGACTCTCCGAACAGTTAGTTTTTCTTGCTTGTGCCCTGAACAGGCCATTCATGTGGATTTGGATCTCGCTCAGGACGCGCACTGTCTGTGGAGGCCTGACTCAAGCCCAAAGCATAGGCTACTTCAGCTGTCTGCTTTCCGAATTCTTCCGTGCAACAAATTTTTGTGACAGCATGGATGGTGCGCGTACCACAGTCATGGAGTTTCACATTGGGAAACTCCATGACTACAATGTCGCCCATGCCTATAAGTTCACAAAAATGTTAGATGTAAATGAGTTGTGTAatcaaagtttactactgttacacttgaAGTGCACTTTAAAGTACaattaaaagtatactttaataaaactaaaaagtgggccaatttactcttaaagggttagttcacccaaaaatgaaaattctgttatttattactcaccctcacggcgttccacacccgtaagaccttcgttaatcttcggaacacaaattaagatatttttgttgaaattcgatggctcagtgaggccccctgtcaaaccgccaaactgctgaaatcacgtgactttggcgctccgaaccgctgattcaacacacagattcataatgctccgaagcttcctgaagcagtattttgaaattggccatcactatataagtcgttattttgtttttttgggcgcaccaaaaatattctcttcactttataatattaatattgaaccactgtactcacatgaactgatttaaatatgtttttagtacattaatggatcttgagagaggaaatgtcattgctggctatggaggcctcactgagccatctgatttcaacaaaaatatcttaatttgtgttccgaagattaacgaaggtcttacgggtgtggaacggcatgagggtgagtaataaatgacattattttcatttttgggtgaactaactctttaagaagtactaaaataGAACATGTACAAGTACTACTAGTGCActaatacaaagttctgtcatgaaactctagatggcgcagacTAATAGgtctttaactcaacctgcttgcaatcacatcaatATCTATACCGTACCATggagtggaaaagcgccataaGTATACATAGGCCTGGTTTCGcaaacagggcttagattaagccaggattaggccttagttcaattagaacatttaagcagcttttataaatgtgccttagaaaaaaatcattacttgtgtgcatcttgagacaaaacaattacACTGACATTGTAAGATATGCCTGTTCaagctgctttcagttaaaacaactcaaacatgcCTTTTAGTCTGGTACTAGGCTCAAGCCtagtctgtgaaactgggggttagaatacttaattatatttttcttaagtATATCCCAATCAAAAGATTAAGTACAAGATAAGGCCAAATATACATACTTCTCTGTATACCTGTCAGTATAAGCCAAACTCCTGTTGTTCAACAATCTTACACTAAGTATATCTCAAATAAGAACATAAAAAGTACACTGAAAGTATACtctcttatttttagtttaaaagaagtatactaatagcacaagTAATAGTTTTTTTCATCCTTCAGACAAATAATTCATACCTTTAGTGTTCTTTATATCGGTCACTGTTCTTTTAGTTCCTGGTTCCATTAATGGGTCATTGGGTAGTTTTGCTGATCTTGTTGACTGTGAAGTGCTTTTTGGCTGTGAATGGTTGGAACTAACAATGTCCACTCCCAGTGACGGTGCCTCTAGTTGTAGACTGGTTTTGCTTGTATTAAGAGAGGTGGTTTCAATATATGATCGTAAAGTGGTAAACTGTCTTTTTGGCTGAATTTTAGCTGGAGTGGTTGTCCCCAAACTACCtgataaacaaaagaaaacatcaaaCAGTTTTTCTCTAGTTTCTGTTAAagcattattataaataaaaacaatgaatttacatatagtataaatatttacatctagagtgtatatatatatatatatatatatatatatacagtatatacaccataattttgaaatatactgtaaatataattAACTATTTCGCTACAAATGTAGCTATAGAAAcaagtaaatgagtaaaaaacAGAATCTCAGAGATGTCTTTTTTTgtaatcacaattatttatgTGAATGCAACATTACTTCATCTGTATTATACCTATTTCCAATCGAGTCCTGTTGCCGTGCAATTGTCTTATCCCATTGGAAGTGGATAGAAGCTTTTCATTAGGTGGTGCAGTTGCAGAAGGGCTGGTCTGCTGTGAAGGGTTGATTGTTGGAATTGTATGTACTGTGGCCAAACTAGCCAGCACACTACGATCAGTCTGAACTTGTGGTCTGTTCTGGGCATGCTCTTCGCCAAGAGATGCTATAGCCTCTGTTGATGACCTAACAAAGCCATTTTCTTCATCACCTGACCCAACTGATGACAAGTCTTTCTCTTTAAATTCAGCAACTGGGTCATCTGTCATCGTGTCTGTCTCATTAacagtttctttttcttttccagcTGCATCTTGTGGTAGCATGACATTTTGAGTAGAACCTCTTTTGACTCTGTCTTTGTGTGATACTAAAAATTTACCTCTTGACCCAGTCTCAGTATGTGACGTTTTTGCTGAAAATACATCCTCAGTATTTCTGCTTTCAGTCCACTCATTTAAATCTCcaattgatttaattaaactttTCCCATGGAAGCCACGAAGAAATGGTCTGACAACTAATGCAGCATTGGCAGTCAGTTTATGATCAGTTTTTTTGACAAGCACATGAgtctgtttttttaaacaataggaAAACAGGCTGTGATTTGAATGAGTAGTCAGAGGAGAAAGAAAGTTTCCATGCACATGACTTATGAATGGATGAATTAGAGGCAGTAGAAGAAAGAGTTGGAGTAGAGGCACCATACTGACAATCTGCCCTACAGTGAAACTGCTATGGCTGTTTGTTGAAATAATATGCTCCCCCGTTTCTTCTCATTTCTTCTCCTGCAGAGAGAAACaagtacattaaaattaaactcACAGTGTTGAAAACAAGCCATTCTCATTGGTGATTGATGAGCATTTGAGAGATAAATGCCTATAttgaatgagaaaaatgtaTAGACATACTTTGCACCTGAGCTTTTTAATTATTGGTCAAAGAATACATGATGGATAGATGTTTTGCTGTTGCTTTCCATCTTATCAGTTAGTTGTTGCAGCCTTAATTCAGTATACAGCATCCACATTTTCAGGATCagaaagaaacataaaaaagtaaaaaattactTAAAGCAATCACCATTGTCAACTATTTTAATtgctaagtgtgtgtgtgtgtgtgtgtgtgtgtttcaggaggAGGTGTGGCACTTGTATTGCTCTTCCCTTGTGTTCTGATTGTGCATACTTTGAGTTTAGTTTGCTTTGTAATTTCGACCTTCGCTGTTTAATTTGCTGATTCAGACTCATTTGTATTTCATcgtaaatattttgtaaatattggtttgtaaatattttaagggAAGTAGGGAGTGTGACGCCATTTCTTTTGATTGTACCGTTTGTCTATGTTTTTGGTTTAGCGAGCAAGGGAATTTCTGttgtatttttctttgttttttcttttcttttaggGAATTTTGAAGGTAttcatttagttatttttgtttgttattttggccttGTCCACTCCTGAGCTAAATGCCTTTACTTCTGGTTTccaccttcttttttttttttttttttttgtaaataaacaccTTTGTTGGAAATTTTTGTTGTGAGTGAGCGCACATTCATTTATGTCACGGCTGACCCTAGACGGTCGTAACATTATGAATAACTCCAAAAGCTCAAAAGCTCAAATGGGAAGGAGATTACATCTTAAACAAAATGTTAACGTTGAACCTATTGTCACAGGGTGACTTGTAAAGATGATCCAAAGGAAGATGCAGGATGAATGAATATAACCAATACTTTAATCAACACTGAGAGCAAGACTACAAACCATAAACATAAAGTTAACACAAGACAATGAACTGATGAAGAATGAAGGCATAAATACACAAGGAAGGTAATCAAAGGAACAGAGAACAGGGCTCCTGCGGGAGCTTGAGggaacatcactgctgcggcagtggagaaAATTTTCCAAAGGGACCCGGCTCCTGCGGGAGCTTGAGggaacatcactgctgcggcagtgtaAAATTTTCCAGAGAAAtctgagctcctgcgggagcttgagggaacatcactgctgcggcagtggagaaAATTTTTGAAACCGAGCTCCTGCTGGAACGTGGAGGAATGTTgctgctgcggcagtggagaaAAGGTGCTTCTGTGGAAGCGGCAGAGAAAATTTGGATGGAAAAGCGGATCTTCTCTGGGAGCTTAAGGTAGTATTGCTGTTGTGGCAGTTGAATAGTGAAGTTGGTTCCTGCGGGAGCACGTGGGTGGATGCTGCTGCAGCAGTTAGAATGGAAATTTTCCACTATAAGTGGATTGTTGGTGTTAAGTAGAGGGTGAGCCTGTAGGTTTGGGTGTATGGGAGCAAGCTGGTGTTAAAAGAATTTAGCTGATAAGAGTCCGTTGAGCTTCTTTGATGTGGGAGTGATTTGATCGAATGTAACTTCTGAAAGCCTCCAATGACCAGCATCCCAAGTGCTTGGATCTGCTGCTGGGAAGGCCTTTTTTGGGTAGCCATGGTTGCTGCACCTATACGAAATGAATGGCTGGAGAAATGCTCTGCTGGGATGCCGGATTAGAGCAAAATGGACTTAAGGTGTCTTTAGAACCAGAAACATGTGACAGGCCGATCGGAGTCATCTGAAAAAGTGGGTCAGATGGGAGTTTAGCCTGAAAGCGTCTGAAATGCAGATAGGCTAAGAGGCATTGATATGGTTGGATTGGTGATAGAAGATTGAAAATGTAGATGAAATGGCCTTTTTTCATTTGATCTGTCTTGCTTTGCTTTATGAAGTAAGTAATGGCATCGTCGTCAAGTGTTGATAAATCCAAGATTGTGGGATGGACTTTTGGATTGAAGCTGGAAGTAATGATGAGTTCTGAACATCTGAGGAAACCAGAAAAATAGGCTATATGAACGTTGCGTCGAGTCTGCAGGCGTTGGAGTGGTAGCCTCGGCGGAGGGTGGAGATACATTTGGTGAGTATTTCTAAAGTTATTGGTTGCCTGGCATCTGGGCGGGTTGGTTGGGTTCTTTGGATACCTTTGATGAGCAGAGATGTCTGTTAATTGACTATTTCTGAGAAGGGTGAACTGAAAATGAGTTAAAAAATTGGATTCCGCTTAGGTAACCCTTGATAGAGCTGGCTTGTAGGTTCTTGATGCTATTGAGATGAGATATGAATGAGGTGATGGTAAGCAGAGAAAATTCGGGAAAAGCAGGTTGCATGTGGAGTGGAAAGTCTTAAAACACCTAACACCATGCGGTTAGGAAGGATTGGAGGGTTCTAGGAGAAACGGCTTGAATAATGGAACTGAGAGAGGCATCGAGGAGGGGTTTTAGTGGGTGGTTTATGGGAAGATCAGCTCTGAGTAGTAAGAAACTGGGGTTGGGTCCGCCTTGGAGCCAGTAGCCTGAATTTCTAATAAAAGTTGTGCTCTGATGTTGCTGGCGACAAGGTGCGGTTCCAAAGCAATGGCATTCAGTGGTATGAGCATCTGTGTTGCAGAGAAGAGGGAAAGTTAGGAGGGGAATGCTCCGGGGGCAATGTTGTTTGCGGAGGCAGCCTCAAGCTTGGGTCAGCCCCTGTGGCTTGGGTTGTAAAGGGGAAGAGGAAAGCTGGGGTGGGAAAATAGTCCATCTGGGCCTGTGCCGCTCCGCGTTTGGAGCTGTAGGCCAGAGACAAAAAGAGATTTTGAGACTGATGACTGGGCCTGCACCACTAGCGGAGGCAGCCTCATGCTAGGGTCCGCTGAAAGAGCTGTAGGCCACTAGTGGGGGAGAAGGCAGCGGAAGGAGAAAGAAGTGTTATCTGGGCCTGCCTCGCTAGCGGGGAGCATTAGAGATGTCAAGATGAATGGCTGACATGGCTGAGCTTGCTCCGCTAACAACCTCACGCTAGGAGGAAGGCATTCGTTGAGAGGGGAGGGCACTGTTGTGTGGGGAGTGGTGCCAGGAACAGCCATGGTGTGTGGCTGAATGGAGGGAGGAGGAGAGTGGGGCCTGAAGCTCGTCTTCTAGCACGCGAATCAAAGACGCGAGGGAGAGGAGATGTGAGATGAAAGGGTGGCCTTGCAGTATTAAAGCAACATTAATTTTAAGTGGCCGAGCAAAGATAGCAGTTCACGTTTTTAGAACAGTTTAGACTGTCTAGGAAAGTGGACGTGACCAGAAATATCCTATCGATTTTTCATTGTGCAGTGAGCTATGGAAATGAACTATATCCAAGTTAATGCCCAGAATTCAATGGATGTGGCTGGACCCGTGGTTTTAACCTAGGCAACTGGAATCCATGCGGGCTAATAGATCGATTATTAAACGTTTTGTAAATATTCTTTTCTCTTGTTTTTATAGATTTTCTGAAGGTGATAACATACGCTTACATGAGAAGCCTAAAACGCACTATAACCTGCGCATATTCACCTCTTAGGACACTTCAGTTTGATTCTGTAATCATTGTTTGATGATGGATGATCAAACAGGAAAATACAGTCTGATTTATATGATAGTTTGTTCCTTTATCTGTTGCTGGTTTGCGTGGCACGCACATTCATTTAGTGAAGTTCAAAGTGACTCGCTTATGGTAAAAGACGAAAAGCTATTCAATCGTGTTCAACAATCACTAAAGATTCACTAAACAATTACTGAAATCAAAATACCATCCATTTTTTATAAACTGTGTAGGAACCCTCAACTTAGTTTATTTTCATCATCTGTCTATGGGTCTTTACATTACTTACCGATTTCTTATCGTTCTAAATAAGATACAGATGAAGTGGAAtggtaagattacatttatttgaaagcaTTAGTGAGAACGAATGCCTGTATTCATTTGTCCTACCAGTCTGTGCAGCGTCTCTTTAGCAATGGTGAAGCTGTGGGTGTAAATGACTGTGGGtgtaaaaaacagaaatacattCTATCTAGAAATTCAGTTTATAATCGATTTGTTGATAAATCGCAGGACAGTGTTGATTCGGTGTGTGATTGAGCATGTGATCTGACTGCACGTGATGTGCGAGCTACAGTGCTTTAGTTAGACCAGCAAATCACTTGTATAGAAACAGTTTAAAACGTGAATTCCCCCGATCGAAATCGAGTATCCAGATACCATAAACTGTGCTCGTTATTTAGCGACTGAAAGCGATGCAACCAGGGGCAGAAAACTAGAAGGATTTGATCTGTGCTCTTACTGGTATGAGCCGGCGGGGGTAGAGAGTGGGAGCTGGCCGGAACTGAATCTGCGGTGTGGCTCGCTGAGGGCCTGCTGCGGCAGCCTGACACTGGAGGAAGGCCCGTTCATTCGCGGGAAGAGGGCGTTATTGCCCCAGATGGGAGCTTAGTGCTCGACAGGCCTTATTGTCCATTTATACAATAAGTCTCGTCTTGCCCTGCAGGGACCCGTTTGTTTGGGCTGACGCTCCCCGAGATAACGCTGTGGGATTGGTGGCGGTGTTAGGCAGAGGAGAATCGCTCCTTAGGCCAGAGGATTGTGGCAAAGATTCCTCGAGGACGAAAGATTCTTCATCGGACGGGTGGGACATAGGTGAGTCAactgcgtatatatatatatatatacatatatatacgcactcatgctgattgggcAGATATGTTGATTGCTGATTGCTGACTGCTGGTTGGAATGATGTTATGATTAGTcagatcatttgaatgtgttcctcccaaacttgaatgtgttcctcccaaactttgtttccAAATGatgtttaataaaacatcatttggaacaacatgaaggtgatttttttttttttggagtgaaCTAACATACATATAATAGAACAAAGAGTATCCATATTTGCCGTGCTATCTAGGGGAGGGCTCAGAGCTCAGAATTTTGGCctaaacccagagtactccacCCATATCTCTGGCTGAGATAGGAACAGTTGAGAGTAAGGAgttggggtggtggagggatgctggaaaactgttgTGGGACAGAGGTGAGTCAGCTATTTATATATAGGCCTCCTCATCCTAATTTGGTAGATTAtctgaacgtgctcctcccgaactttgttaataaaacattattaagtGCCAAAGTGCTCAGTGCAAGAACAAAATGCTTAAGATTTACATCATCAGTGAAATCAGCCCACCTGATGTCATTTATAGCTCAGAGTAAATTATTTACCAAAACTGTTCTAGTTAATCTTTATACAAATGTTCAACAAAAGTCCAAATGTTCAACAAAAAATGTCACATGACAACAGAATGACTTCTGCATGTTGGACACACCACAATGACTTTAGAAGAAAAACCtctcacattttaatattattttaaaacaactgctttacttttctttttttttttaccaaactTAACCCTTATGCATTCCTAAGGAAtttgtctttttcagttttgttttttgatcattttaatgcaaacTGCAtaagtttgtatttttattggaattttactatttcacccaccttaataaatctattttacacTAGGAACACAAAATAACTCAGGaccttaaaggcacaatatgtaagatttttggattacaTTTTTTGGGGATACTATGAGTAGTAATTCATCACTTGCAGCTGATTCGTtagaatgaaacaaaataacatgaattTAAGTGATTAAATGTAACTAtaacaaagttcaagttcaggTAAAAAGGAGGTGGACGTTAAACGTAACTTTAAtcgtaaaataaatatacacaacaAAACGAAAGGAGCAGCTGGAgcatataagcataataaaagctccggAGCTCCTCCATGGAAATTGAGACCAGTGTGTTGTGCAGGTGTCtctcatatcgatcacaagttcaatatggagtaccgcaaggctcagtactaggaccgttgtttttcactctgtacatgctacccttgggagatatcattaggaagcatggcgttagttttcactgttacgctgatgatacccagctctatatttcttcgcgccctgatgaaacttaccaattcacaaaattaacggaatgcatagctgatataaaaaattggatgaccattcatttcctactactaaattcagaaaaaacagagattctaatttttggaccaaaaacttcttcacgtaataacctataatactgtctaacacttgatggctgctctgttaagtcttcgtcgtcagttaggaacctgggttgctctttgataccaatctttcatttgaaggccatgtttctagcatctgtaaaaccgcattcttccatcttaataTATCTAACTATATCTAATATATATCTAAATATAAATCTtaatatatctaaatatatctaaactagacatatgctctcaatgacaaatgcagaacagttagttcatgcgttcatgacctcaaggctagattactgtaacgctctactgggtggttgttctgcttgcttgataaataaactacagctcgtacaaaatgcagcagctagagttcttactagaactaggaagtatgaccatattaccccagttctgtcaacactgcattggcttcctgttaaacatcgtatagattttaaaatcttgctaattacttacaaagcactaaatggtttagctccccagtacctgagcgagctttaaagcattatagtccttcacgtctattgcaatctcagaattcaggccagctgataatacctagaatatcaaaatcaaccgcaggcggtagatccttctcctatttggcacctaaactctggaacaatcttcctagcattgttcgggaagcagacacactctgtcggtttaaatctagactaaaaacgcatctctttaaccgggcatacacataacacattatcaatttatattttcaaatccgttaaaggattgttaggctgcataaattaggtcagccggaaccggcaacacttcctataacactaaatgtactcgttacatcagaagaagaatggcatctacgctaatattagtctctctgtttatcccgcggtttaccgtagtcaaccggatccgggccgtatccaggtgagatcgaggacctgcgccttgacacgaccacaacacagccctgaagtatcagcagaggttgagtcaactagatcatccactgtgaaggcctcatcgacacaacagccagtggcacagttcctcaacaaaccgtccataccggcgtgatgaatacaatcctcaattggatggaactggaataaatactttgaatgttgcgatcccatcggacttatgatagctacctgaattgtaacaaagcactgttcgcaggggagaactggccccctgactaagcctggtttctcccaaggtttttttctccattttaacacctgtttgccacctgatgtcacctgttggagtttgggtttcttgccgctgtcgcctttggcttgcttagttggggacacttgacatttgattttcaacagtgctttgatctgcctgcattgacaccattttctttaagagctgctgtgcagccaaaattatataccagttatcactgtaaagctgctttgacacaatctgcattgtaaaaagcgctatataaataaaggtgacttgaattGACTCATTAGCATGGGaaagtttggtactgcacccaaacaaaatcttactgaaagcaaatattttgatatatcaacctcaaatttggaacaccacttatttagatttatggctttgatttttcaGCAGTTTTTCAGTTCATCAGCTTTATtaaatatacaccgatcaggcataacattatgaccaccttcctaatattgtgttggtccccattttgctgccaaaacagcactGAGCCGTCAAGGTATGGaatccactagacccctgaaggtgtgctatggtatctggcaccaagatgttagcagaaGATCCtgtaagtcctgtaagttgcgaggtggtgctttcatggatcggacttgtttgttccgcacatcccacagatgctcgattggttTGTTCAATTGGACCTCacactcgttgttgtgctcctcaaactattcctgaatcatttttgctttgtggcagggtgcgttatcctgctgaaagaggccacagccaccagggaataccatttccatgaaagggtgtacatggtctgcaccaatgcttaggtaggtggtacatgtcaaagtaacatccacatggatggcaggacccaagggtTCCCAGCAGAACaatgcccaaagcatcacactgcctccgccggcttgccttcttcccatagtgcatcctggtgccatgtgttccccaggtaagccaCACatacgcacccggccatccacgtgatgtaaaagaaaacatgattcatcagaccaggccaccttcttccattgctccgtggtccagttccaatgctcatgtgcccactgttgtcactttcggcggtggacaggggtcagcatgggcgccctgactggtctgtggctatgcagcccttatacgcaacaaactgcgatggactttgtattctgacacccttctatcagaaccagcattaccTTCTTGAgaaatttgagctacagtagctcgtctgttggatcagaccacacgggTCAGCCTACGCTCTCCACAtccatcaatgagccttggccgcccatcaccctgtcgccggttcaccactgttccttccttggaccacttttgatagatactgacaactgcagactgggaacggtgtattttttaaaataaaataatgttcataatTAATTTTCACAAACTTAAACCTCTATAACCctctatatcttttttttttttttttactttaacaataatctgccaagggtCTTCTTTAAGTCTGTGCTAAGtctgtaacatttttatgatcgTTTTTTGACAGACATTTTTTGTCTAAGTATCTCAGagcagtttttttaaattgatgcaCAAGGGTTAAGTTATTTTTCCATAATTTTAAGGACGGTTACACCACcttgttattttttgttatatgacccacaaaaaaagaatgtgaatattaatttttatttataaattgaaAACATGTTAATAGAAGAGGTGCACTGAGATTGTCTGtgaattgcattaaaatatctgCACAGAGAAAAATATAATCGTTGTGTTAACTAATTATGAATGTTTTAACAGCTAAAATGATTTGTAAGAGTAAtacaaatacttttaaatacattaaaagagagtaaaacaaagtaaaacaaaagTTACATTCCGCATGGTTGCACCAAGAAAGTTTCCATTTGAAAGACAGTCTGTTACTGCAGCTAGTCTCCATCTTTTCCTCATGCACGCTCAGATTCCATACAGTCAGACATTTCTGTACATTTCCGTGAATGTTTCCAGGTGCAAACAGAGGCCCAATTGTAGAGATCAGAGCACATTTAATTTTAACCATTTaactgtatgtgtttgtgtgtggttcaggtatttCCTATGTATTTCCTAAGGATGCCAATACCAGAAAAatttgaccttgtggggacatttggtcctgACAAAACCCAACGCAcatgcgtgtgtgtatgtgtgtgactaAGGTCAAAACAAACCAGATATTATAGCAATCACAACAGCTCAGAGACACATGGATTATTTGTGTTTGATTTTGCTACACAAGGGTATACAGCAGTGGTTTTACATAaacagttaaactcctgggaatGTCTCATTCATAATTCCTGACCAGCCATAAGATACTTTATGCAACACAGATTAAATTAAACTGCACACATGAGTGCATGCGCACACTTGCCACACCTGACTGTTGACATACTTTTcctatggtgttttttttttctctaattgTAGAGCTAAGCGGTATAAAATACCCGTAAAAATGTGTAAACGTTGTTTATACAGTAGGCTCATCTGACACTTACTAATAATGGTCTGTGGATCCTACACTGTGCGCTGCTACAAATATCTGGTCAAATTCATTCTCTCTATTTTCttcataaaacaataatatttcatatcaaAAACAGGTCAAAATGAGGCTTTCCATAAAGATAAATATTACTGGATCCTAGAGATATCAGTTTTGCTTTTCAATTTTATATCTGCTCTATCCAGTTCAAAACTGCAAAATCctgctcaaacatgcattttagtttggGACTAGACTTAAGCCTTGTCTTTGAAACCAGGAGTTAGTGTTTTGACAAAGCGGTAAAAGACAAGTTAACTAACTTGTGATTAACCAAAGCTTGGTTTACCACAGTGAAGCCAAACAAGGTTTGAAATTATACCATGTGAGTATAAAGTTGCTCAAAGGTTCATGAGCCCTGGGTTAGTTTTAACAAGGAACCCCTCAACATGTAAATCAAGGAAGTGTGCTCTTAATAACTCATGTCATTTAATCAATCACAAAATCAATATGCTGTGAGGCT contains:
- the LOC127517592 gene encoding uncharacterized protein LOC127517592 isoform X3, translated to MVPLLQLFLLLPLIHPFISHVHGNFLSPLTTHSNHSLFSYCLKKQTHVLVKKTDHKLTANAALVVRPFLRGFHGKSLIKSIGDLNEWTESRNTEDVFSAKTSHTETGSRGKFLVSHKDRVKRGSTQNVMLPQDAAGKEKETVNETDTMTDDPVAEFKEKDLSSVGSGDEENGFVRSSTEAIASLGEEHAQNRPQVQTDRSVLASLATVHTIPTINPSQQTSPSATAPPNEKLLSTSNGIRQLHGNRTRLEIGSLGTTTPAKIQPKRQFTTLRSYIETTSLNTSKTSLQLEAPSLGVDIVSSNHSQPKSTSQSTRSAKLPNDPLMEPGTKRTVTDIKNTKGISPFLRTTSPLLT